Proteins from a single region of Candidatus Neomarinimicrobiota bacterium:
- a CDS encoding T9SS type A sorting domain-containing protein, with protein VYGTENDLKAFIDSCHGAGIAVILDIALNHAYGDCPFVRLYNEGDFGAPLADNPWFNVIAPHPMSVGYDFNHESPYTKALMKEITTHWIEEYHVDGYRFDLSKGFTQTYSGDDMDMWSRYDQSRIDILGEYAAHIRSVKSDAILILEHFADNDEETVLAHNGFMLWGNMNGPYSQGAMGWLTNSDFSYGYFRNRGWWAMNLVTFMESHDEPWIMYKNLQYGNCTETYCIKDTVTALKRMELSTAFFLTIPGPKMIWQFGELGYDRELPEEEGRTEAKPVLWHYLKNKNRVRLFNLYKNLLKLRKDYPLFRNSETTVSIYTPDNIPDRRLKLSSPDMNAVIIGNFGMTEHQSWPEFHHTGTWYEFFSGDTLSVDDTGITLMLQPGEYRLYTDQKLFTPDTTLPVSLKSNSEKEETFHLVDLYPNPFNAEITINLTLPDSGPLSIQFFSITGKPVGEFYLPAVRKGTYTRTFNLGHLPSGVYLVKMTQNQHNATRKLVLLK; from the coding sequence GTTTACGGAACAGAAAATGATCTGAAGGCTTTTATCGACTCCTGCCACGGAGCGGGAATCGCTGTCATTCTGGATATTGCCCTCAACCATGCCTATGGCGACTGCCCCTTTGTCCGCCTTTACAACGAGGGGGATTTCGGAGCCCCGCTGGCTGATAATCCCTGGTTCAATGTGATTGCCCCCCATCCTATGAGCGTGGGATACGATTTCAATCATGAGAGTCCTTACACCAAAGCGTTGATGAAGGAGATTACGACACACTGGATTGAGGAATATCATGTGGACGGATACCGCTTTGACCTGTCCAAAGGATTCACCCAGACCTATTCAGGGGATGATATGGACATGTGGAGCCGGTATGATCAAAGCCGTATTGACATTCTGGGTGAGTATGCAGCCCATATACGATCTGTTAAATCGGATGCCATTTTGATTCTTGAACACTTTGCCGATAACGATGAAGAAACAGTCCTGGCCCATAACGGGTTTATGCTCTGGGGAAATATGAACGGTCCCTATAGCCAGGGAGCTATGGGCTGGCTGACTAATTCGGATTTCAGTTATGGGTATTTCAGAAACCGGGGCTGGTGGGCTATGAATCTGGTGACTTTTATGGAAAGCCACGATGAACCGTGGATTATGTACAAAAACCTTCAATACGGAAACTGCACGGAAACTTACTGCATTAAAGATACAGTAACGGCTCTGAAACGCATGGAACTATCCACTGCTTTTTTTCTCACCATACCCGGACCGAAAATGATTTGGCAGTTCGGTGAACTGGGCTACGACAGGGAACTGCCGGAAGAGGAAGGACGCACCGAAGCTAAACCGGTGCTCTGGCACTATTTGAAAAACAAAAACCGGGTACGGCTCTTTAATCTTTATAAAAACCTTTTAAAACTCCGGAAGGATTACCCGTTGTTCCGGAATTCGGAAACCACTGTGTCGATTTATACACCGGATAATATTCCGGACCGCCGTCTGAAACTCTCTTCACCCGATATGAATGCGGTGATCATAGGTAATTTCGGAATGACTGAACATCAAAGCTGGCCGGAATTTCACCATACCGGGACCTGGTATGAGTTTTTTTCCGGGGATACATTGTCTGTAGATGATACAGGTATAACCCTGATGCTTCAGCCCGGCGAATACCGGCTCTATACCGATCAGAAACTTTTCACTCCCGATACAACGCTGCCCGTATCCCTTAAGTCAAATTCAGAAAAAGAGGAAACTTTCCATCTGGTGGATCTTTATCCCAACCCATTCAATGCTGAAATCACAATAAATCTGACACTGCCGGATTCTGGCCCCCTTTCAATTCAGTTTTTTTCAATAACCGGAAAACCCGTGGGTGAATTTTATCTGCCGGCAGTCCGGAAGGGAACATATACCCGGACATTTAATCTCGGTCATTTGCCGTCCGGAGTCTATCTTGTAAAA